From Catenulispora sp. GP43, one genomic window encodes:
- the cutA gene encoding aerobic carbon-monoxide dehydrogenase large subunit, which yields MSDKLVGQPLVRKEDPRLLRGDGRYLDDLGRGALAAAFVRSPVAHARIADIDVTDALDVEGLVAVYTHEDLPGRVAEPLPLLIPHPDLSHPRTPYCLAKDEVNHVGEAVVMVVATDRYLAEDAAERIVVTYEDLPPVVGIDQARAAQRLVHDEVPGNIAARSVQTNGKGDARGAIAAAPHRLSLDLQIERSASMPMEGKGVLAHWDADDRTLRVHTSTQTSTSVRLAVAAKLELPPDRVEVITPDVGGGFGVKIVHPWPEEILVPWAAMTLGRDVKWVEDRREHFISSAHERGQQQHVEAGFDGSGRLLGLSVEIWHDNGAYVPYGIIVPIVTSTQLLGPYKVGAYRVEFTSLYTNTVIVTPYRGAGRPQGVFAMERTMDAIAEYLGLDRLAVREANLIQPEEMPYDQGLVFQDGRPLIYDSGDYPTMLRMIRELVGWDGFEAERAAAAAEGRRIGIGIGAYVEGTGMGPYEGAHVKVETTGEIVVSTGLTTQGQGHYTSLAQIAADVLGVGVGDVTVITGDTRRFKYAVGTFASRAIVTSGNAVAVAAGKVAEKAKRIAAAALGGGTAPEDLELVDGTVRRRDDPAASIDLRTVAVLSNPLRYAFDEAAKAATQFAAAVGTGDEPGLEATGYYMPERSTFAAGAHGVVVETDPETADIRILRYCVVHDCGVVVNPRIVEGQVHGGVAQGVGGALYERIVYDDAGQLVNASYMDFLIPFATEVPHIQTAHMVTASGVNPLGLKGAGEAGVIPTSAAVASAIEDAEGLAVRRMPISPSELYELRKLHETRKSRKEQVSA from the coding sequence GAGTGACAAGCTCGTCGGCCAACCGCTGGTCCGCAAAGAGGATCCGCGTCTTCTGCGAGGCGATGGCCGCTATCTCGACGACCTCGGCCGCGGCGCACTCGCGGCGGCCTTCGTCCGCAGCCCGGTCGCGCACGCGCGCATCGCAGACATCGATGTCACCGACGCGCTGGACGTCGAGGGCCTCGTCGCCGTCTACACCCACGAGGACCTGCCCGGCCGCGTCGCCGAACCGCTCCCGCTGCTGATCCCGCATCCCGACCTCAGCCATCCCCGCACCCCGTACTGCCTGGCCAAGGACGAGGTCAACCACGTCGGCGAGGCCGTGGTCATGGTGGTCGCGACCGATCGCTACCTCGCCGAGGACGCCGCCGAGCGGATCGTGGTCACCTACGAGGACCTGCCGCCGGTGGTGGGCATCGACCAGGCCAGGGCGGCGCAGCGACTCGTGCACGACGAGGTCCCGGGCAACATCGCCGCGCGCAGCGTGCAGACCAACGGCAAGGGCGACGCCCGCGGTGCCATCGCCGCCGCCCCGCACCGCCTGTCGCTGGACCTGCAGATCGAGCGCAGCGCCTCGATGCCGATGGAGGGCAAAGGCGTCCTGGCGCACTGGGACGCCGATGACAGGACCCTGCGAGTCCACACCTCGACCCAGACCTCGACCAGCGTCCGCCTGGCCGTGGCGGCCAAGCTGGAGCTGCCGCCGGACCGCGTCGAGGTGATCACCCCCGACGTCGGCGGCGGGTTCGGCGTGAAGATCGTGCATCCCTGGCCCGAGGAGATCCTGGTGCCGTGGGCGGCGATGACGCTCGGCCGGGACGTGAAGTGGGTCGAGGACCGGCGCGAGCACTTCATCTCCAGCGCCCATGAGCGCGGCCAGCAGCAGCACGTCGAGGCCGGGTTCGACGGCTCCGGACGGCTGCTCGGACTGAGCGTCGAGATCTGGCACGACAACGGGGCCTACGTGCCCTACGGGATCATCGTGCCGATCGTGACGTCCACGCAGCTGCTGGGGCCCTACAAGGTCGGCGCGTACCGGGTCGAGTTCACATCGCTGTACACGAACACCGTCATCGTCACGCCCTACCGCGGCGCCGGACGTCCGCAAGGCGTGTTCGCGATGGAGCGGACGATGGACGCGATCGCCGAATACCTGGGCCTGGACCGGCTCGCGGTGCGCGAGGCGAACCTGATCCAGCCCGAGGAGATGCCCTACGACCAGGGCCTGGTCTTCCAGGACGGACGCCCGCTCATCTACGACTCGGGCGACTACCCGACGATGCTGCGGATGATCCGCGAGCTCGTCGGCTGGGACGGCTTCGAGGCCGAGCGCGCCGCGGCCGCCGCCGAGGGGCGCCGGATCGGGATCGGGATCGGGGCGTACGTCGAGGGCACGGGCATGGGGCCGTACGAGGGCGCGCACGTCAAGGTGGAGACGACCGGGGAGATCGTCGTCTCCACCGGGCTCACCACCCAGGGCCAGGGGCACTACACGTCGCTCGCGCAGATCGCCGCCGACGTGCTGGGGGTCGGCGTCGGCGACGTCACCGTCATCACCGGCGACACCCGGCGGTTCAAGTACGCGGTCGGGACGTTCGCCTCGCGCGCGATCGTGACGAGCGGGAACGCCGTCGCGGTCGCCGCCGGCAAGGTCGCCGAGAAGGCGAAGCGGATCGCGGCGGCGGCGCTGGGCGGCGGTACCGCCCCCGAGGACCTGGAACTGGTCGACGGCACGGTGCGGCGCCGCGACGACCCCGCGGCGTCGATCGACCTGCGCACGGTCGCGGTGCTCTCGAACCCGCTGCGCTACGCCTTCGACGAGGCGGCCAAGGCGGCCACGCAGTTCGCCGCGGCCGTCGGCACCGGCGACGAGCCGGGCCTGGAGGCGACCGGCTACTACATGCCGGAGCGCTCGACGTTCGCGGCCGGGGCGCACGGCGTCGTGGTCGAGACCGACCCCGAGACAGCCGATATCCGCATCCTGCGGTACTGCGTCGTGCACGACTGCGGTGTGGTGGTGAACCCGCGCATCGTCGAGGGCCAGGTGCACGGCGGCGTCGCGCAGGGCGTCGGGGGAGCACTGTACGAGCGGATCGTCTACGACGACGCGGGGCAGTTGGTGAACGCCTCCTACATGGACTTCCTGATCCCGTTCGCCACGGAGGTGCCGCATATCCAGACGGCCCACATGGTCACGGCATCGGGAGTGAACCCCCTGGGGTTGAAGGGCGCCGGCGAGGCCGGGGTCATCCCCACCTCGGCGGCGGTCGCCTCGGCGATCGAGGACGCCGAGGGGCTGGCCGTCCGGCGCATGCCGATCTCGCCGAGCGAGCTGTACGAGCTGCGGAAGCTGCACGAGACGCGGAAGTCGCGGAAGGAACAGGTGAGCGCGTGA